Proteins from a genomic interval of Equus quagga isolate Etosha38 chromosome 11, UCLA_HA_Equagga_1.0, whole genome shotgun sequence:
- the NUP85 gene encoding nuclear pore complex protein Nup85 isoform X1 encodes MAERRGPCGIGGFGPAGSTGGARAGSSLATGAELEARARSFGGPANSRWLGLGAMEELDGEPTVTLIPGVNSSKKQMCFDWGPGEMLVCETSFNKKEKSETVPGCPFIYIIQKDVDVYSQILRKLFNESHGIFVGLQRIEEELTGKSRKAQLVRVSKNYRSVIRACMEEMHQVAIAAKDPACSCQFSSQVSILSAMELIWNLCEILFIEVAPAGPLLLHLLDWVRLHVCEVDNLLADVLGSENPRKHESFWKLVTILVLQGRLDEARQMLSKEADSSPTSAGMCRILGDLMRTMPVLSPGTTQTLTELELKWQHWHEECERHLQDGTFASSPHLESLCKIMLGDEAALLEQKELLNNWYHFLVTRLLYSHPTVKPIDLHFYAQSSLDLFLGGESSPEPLDNILMAAFEFDIHQVIKECSIALSNWWFVAHLTDLLDHCKLLQSHNLYFGSNMREFLLLEYASGLFAHHSLWQLGVDYFDYCPELGRVSLELHIERIPLSTEQKALKVLRICEQRQMTEQVRSICKILAMKAVRNNRLGSALSWSIRAKDAAFATLVSDRFLRDYCERGCFSDLDLIDNLGPAMMLSDRLTFLGKYREFHRLYGEKRFVDAASLLLSLMTSQIAPRSFWMTLLTDALPLLEQKQVIFSAEQTYELMRCLEDLTSGRPVHGEPDAQRLQDDDIETTKVEMLRLALARNLARAVIKEGSLEGS; translated from the exons ATGGCCGAGAGGAGAGGCCCCTGCGGCATCGGGGGGTTTGGGCCCGCAGGCAGTACAGGAGGCGCCCGGGCGGGGTCCTCTCTCGCGACGGGCGCTGAGCTGGAGGCCCGAGCCCGGAGCTTTGGCGGCCCTGCAAATTCCAGGTGGCTGGGGCTTGGCGCTATGGAGGAGCTCGATGGCGAGCCGACAGTCACT TTGATTCCAGGAGTGAATTCCAGTAAGAAGCAAATGTGTTTTGACTGGGGTCCAGGGGAGATGCTCGTGTGTGAAACCTCCTTCAACAAAAAAG aaaaatcAGAGACGGTGCCAGGCTGCCCCTTTATCTATATCATCCAGAAGGATGTAGATGTTTACTCTCAGATCTTGAGAAAACTCTTTAATGAATCCCATGGAATCTTTGTGGGCCTCCAGAGAATTGAAGAAGAATTGACTGGAAAATCCAGAAAAGCTCA ATTGGTTCGAGTGAGTAAAAACTACCGATCAGTCATAAGAGCGTGTATGGAGGAAATGCACCAAGTTGCAA TTGCTGCCAAAGATCCAGCCTGTAGCTGCCAGTTCAGCAGCCAG GTCTCCATTTTGTCAGCAATGGAGCTCATTTGGAACCTTTGTGAgattctttttattgaagtagcCCCAG CTGGCCCTCTCCTCCTGCATCTCCTTGACTGGGTCCGACTGCACGTGTGTGAAGTGGACAATTTGTTGGCAGATGTTCTGGGCAGTGAGAATCCAAGGAAACACGAGAGCTTCTGGAAGTTG GTGACCATCTTGGTGCTACAGGGCCGGCTGGATGAGGCCCGACAGATGCTCTCGAAGGAAGCCGACAGCAGTCCCACCTCTGCAGGCATGTGCCGAATCCTGGGGGACTTGATGAGGACAATGCCTGTGCTCAGC CCTGGTACCACTCAGACTCTAACGGAGCTGGAGCTGAAGTGGCAGCACTGGCACGAGGAATGTGAGCGGCACCTCCAGGATGGCACGTTCGCCTCCAGTCCTCACCTGGAGTCTCTCTGCAAG ATCATGCTGGGAGACGAAGCTGCCTTGTTGGAGCAGAAGGAGCTTTTGAATAACTGGTATCATTTCCTGGTGACCCGGCTCCTGTATTCTCATCCCACAGTAAAACCCATTGATCTGCACTTCTATGCCCAG TCCAGCCTTGACCTGTTTCTGGGAGGTGAGAGCAGCCCAGAACCCTTGGACAACATCTTGATGGCAGCCTTTGAGTTTGACATCCACCAAGTGATCAAGGAGTGCAG CATTGCCCTAAGCAACTGGTGGTTTGTGGCCCATCTGACAGACCTGCTGGATCACTGCAAACTCCTCCAGTCGCACAACCTCTA CTTTGGATCCAACATGAGAGAGTTCCTCCTGCTGGAATATGCCTCAGGACTGTTTGCTCATCACAG CCTCTGGCAGCTGGGGGTGGATTACTTTGACTACTGCCCTGAGCTGGGCCGAGTTTCCTTGGAGCTGCACATTGAGCGGATCCCTCTGAGCACTGAGCAGAAAGCCCTCAAGGTGCTGCGGATTTGTGAGCAGCGACAGATGACTGAGCAAG TTCGCAGCATTTGTAAGATCTTAGCCATGAAAGCTGTCCGGAACAATCGCCTGGGCTCTGCCCTCTCTTGGAGCATTCGAGCCAAAGATGCGGCCTTTGCCACGCTGGTGTCAGACAG ATTCCTCAGGGATTACTGTGAGCGAGGCTGCTTTTCCGATTTGGATCTCATTGACAACCTGGGCCCAGCCATGATGCTCAGTGATCGACTAACATTCCTGG GCAAGTACCGCGAGTTCCACCGATTATATGGGGAGAAGCGTTTTGTTGATGCTGCTTCTCTTCTCCTGTCATTGATGACTTCTCAGATTGCCCCACGGTCTTTCTGGATGACACTACTAACAGATGCCCTGCCCCTTTTGGAGCAGAAACAG GTGATTTTTTCAGCAGAGCAAACATACGAGCTGATGAGATGTCTGGAGGACTTGACCTCAGGAAGGCCAGTGCATGGAGAGCCGGATGCCCAGCGACTCCAG GATGATGACATAGAGACCACCAAGGTGGAAATGCTGAGACTTGCTCTTGCACGAAATCTTGCTCGGGCAGTTATAAAAGAAGGCTCACTGGAAGGTTCCTGA
- the NUP85 gene encoding nuclear pore complex protein Nup85 isoform X3, whose protein sequence is MCFDWGPGEMLVCETSFNKKEKSETVPGCPFIYIIQKDVDVYSQILRKLFNESHGIFVGLQRIEEELTGKSRKAQLVRVSKNYRSVIRACMEEMHQVAIAAKDPACSCQFSSQVSILSAMELIWNLCEILFIEVAPAGPLLLHLLDWVRLHVCEVDNLLADVLGSENPRKHESFWKLVTILVLQGRLDEARQMLSKEADSSPTSAGMCRILGDLMRTMPVLSPGTTQTLTELELKWQHWHEECERHLQDGTFASSPHLESLCKIMLGDEAALLEQKELLNNWYHFLVTRLLYSHPTVKPIDLHFYAQSSLDLFLGGESSPEPLDNILMAAFEFDIHQVIKECSIALSNWWFVAHLTDLLDHCKLLQSHNLYFGSNMREFLLLEYASGLFAHHSLWQLGVDYFDYCPELGRVSLELHIERIPLSTEQKALKVLRICEQRQMTEQVRSICKILAMKAVRNNRLGSALSWSIRAKDAAFATLVSDRFLRDYCERGCFSDLDLIDNLGPAMMLSDRLTFLGKYREFHRLYGEKRFVDAASLLLSLMTSQIAPRSFWMTLLTDALPLLEQKQVIFSAEQTYELMRCLEDLTSGRPVHGEPDAQRLQDDDIETTKVEMLRLALARNLARAVIKEGSLEGS, encoded by the exons ATGTGTTTTGACTGGGGTCCAGGGGAGATGCTCGTGTGTGAAACCTCCTTCAACAAAAAAG aaaaatcAGAGACGGTGCCAGGCTGCCCCTTTATCTATATCATCCAGAAGGATGTAGATGTTTACTCTCAGATCTTGAGAAAACTCTTTAATGAATCCCATGGAATCTTTGTGGGCCTCCAGAGAATTGAAGAAGAATTGACTGGAAAATCCAGAAAAGCTCA ATTGGTTCGAGTGAGTAAAAACTACCGATCAGTCATAAGAGCGTGTATGGAGGAAATGCACCAAGTTGCAA TTGCTGCCAAAGATCCAGCCTGTAGCTGCCAGTTCAGCAGCCAG GTCTCCATTTTGTCAGCAATGGAGCTCATTTGGAACCTTTGTGAgattctttttattgaagtagcCCCAG CTGGCCCTCTCCTCCTGCATCTCCTTGACTGGGTCCGACTGCACGTGTGTGAAGTGGACAATTTGTTGGCAGATGTTCTGGGCAGTGAGAATCCAAGGAAACACGAGAGCTTCTGGAAGTTG GTGACCATCTTGGTGCTACAGGGCCGGCTGGATGAGGCCCGACAGATGCTCTCGAAGGAAGCCGACAGCAGTCCCACCTCTGCAGGCATGTGCCGAATCCTGGGGGACTTGATGAGGACAATGCCTGTGCTCAGC CCTGGTACCACTCAGACTCTAACGGAGCTGGAGCTGAAGTGGCAGCACTGGCACGAGGAATGTGAGCGGCACCTCCAGGATGGCACGTTCGCCTCCAGTCCTCACCTGGAGTCTCTCTGCAAG ATCATGCTGGGAGACGAAGCTGCCTTGTTGGAGCAGAAGGAGCTTTTGAATAACTGGTATCATTTCCTGGTGACCCGGCTCCTGTATTCTCATCCCACAGTAAAACCCATTGATCTGCACTTCTATGCCCAG TCCAGCCTTGACCTGTTTCTGGGAGGTGAGAGCAGCCCAGAACCCTTGGACAACATCTTGATGGCAGCCTTTGAGTTTGACATCCACCAAGTGATCAAGGAGTGCAG CATTGCCCTAAGCAACTGGTGGTTTGTGGCCCATCTGACAGACCTGCTGGATCACTGCAAACTCCTCCAGTCGCACAACCTCTA CTTTGGATCCAACATGAGAGAGTTCCTCCTGCTGGAATATGCCTCAGGACTGTTTGCTCATCACAG CCTCTGGCAGCTGGGGGTGGATTACTTTGACTACTGCCCTGAGCTGGGCCGAGTTTCCTTGGAGCTGCACATTGAGCGGATCCCTCTGAGCACTGAGCAGAAAGCCCTCAAGGTGCTGCGGATTTGTGAGCAGCGACAGATGACTGAGCAAG TTCGCAGCATTTGTAAGATCTTAGCCATGAAAGCTGTCCGGAACAATCGCCTGGGCTCTGCCCTCTCTTGGAGCATTCGAGCCAAAGATGCGGCCTTTGCCACGCTGGTGTCAGACAG ATTCCTCAGGGATTACTGTGAGCGAGGCTGCTTTTCCGATTTGGATCTCATTGACAACCTGGGCCCAGCCATGATGCTCAGTGATCGACTAACATTCCTGG GCAAGTACCGCGAGTTCCACCGATTATATGGGGAGAAGCGTTTTGTTGATGCTGCTTCTCTTCTCCTGTCATTGATGACTTCTCAGATTGCCCCACGGTCTTTCTGGATGACACTACTAACAGATGCCCTGCCCCTTTTGGAGCAGAAACAG GTGATTTTTTCAGCAGAGCAAACATACGAGCTGATGAGATGTCTGGAGGACTTGACCTCAGGAAGGCCAGTGCATGGAGAGCCGGATGCCCAGCGACTCCAG GATGATGACATAGAGACCACCAAGGTGGAAATGCTGAGACTTGCTCTTGCACGAAATCTTGCTCGGGCAGTTATAAAAGAAGGCTCACTGGAAGGTTCCTGA
- the NUP85 gene encoding nuclear pore complex protein Nup85 isoform X2, giving the protein MAQKLWPWRSLFLLIPGVNSSKKQMCFDWGPGEMLVCETSFNKKEKSETVPGCPFIYIIQKDVDVYSQILRKLFNESHGIFVGLQRIEEELTGKSRKAQLVRVSKNYRSVIRACMEEMHQVAIAAKDPACSCQFSSQVSILSAMELIWNLCEILFIEVAPAGPLLLHLLDWVRLHVCEVDNLLADVLGSENPRKHESFWKLVTILVLQGRLDEARQMLSKEADSSPTSAGMCRILGDLMRTMPVLSPGTTQTLTELELKWQHWHEECERHLQDGTFASSPHLESLCKIMLGDEAALLEQKELLNNWYHFLVTRLLYSHPTVKPIDLHFYAQSSLDLFLGGESSPEPLDNILMAAFEFDIHQVIKECSIALSNWWFVAHLTDLLDHCKLLQSHNLYFGSNMREFLLLEYASGLFAHHSLWQLGVDYFDYCPELGRVSLELHIERIPLSTEQKALKVLRICEQRQMTEQVRSICKILAMKAVRNNRLGSALSWSIRAKDAAFATLVSDRFLRDYCERGCFSDLDLIDNLGPAMMLSDRLTFLGKYREFHRLYGEKRFVDAASLLLSLMTSQIAPRSFWMTLLTDALPLLEQKQVIFSAEQTYELMRCLEDLTSGRPVHGEPDAQRLQDDDIETTKVEMLRLALARNLARAVIKEGSLEGS; this is encoded by the exons ATGGCACAGAAGCTGTGGCCTTGGAGGTCTCTCTTTTTA TTGATTCCAGGAGTGAATTCCAGTAAGAAGCAAATGTGTTTTGACTGGGGTCCAGGGGAGATGCTCGTGTGTGAAACCTCCTTCAACAAAAAAG aaaaatcAGAGACGGTGCCAGGCTGCCCCTTTATCTATATCATCCAGAAGGATGTAGATGTTTACTCTCAGATCTTGAGAAAACTCTTTAATGAATCCCATGGAATCTTTGTGGGCCTCCAGAGAATTGAAGAAGAATTGACTGGAAAATCCAGAAAAGCTCA ATTGGTTCGAGTGAGTAAAAACTACCGATCAGTCATAAGAGCGTGTATGGAGGAAATGCACCAAGTTGCAA TTGCTGCCAAAGATCCAGCCTGTAGCTGCCAGTTCAGCAGCCAG GTCTCCATTTTGTCAGCAATGGAGCTCATTTGGAACCTTTGTGAgattctttttattgaagtagcCCCAG CTGGCCCTCTCCTCCTGCATCTCCTTGACTGGGTCCGACTGCACGTGTGTGAAGTGGACAATTTGTTGGCAGATGTTCTGGGCAGTGAGAATCCAAGGAAACACGAGAGCTTCTGGAAGTTG GTGACCATCTTGGTGCTACAGGGCCGGCTGGATGAGGCCCGACAGATGCTCTCGAAGGAAGCCGACAGCAGTCCCACCTCTGCAGGCATGTGCCGAATCCTGGGGGACTTGATGAGGACAATGCCTGTGCTCAGC CCTGGTACCACTCAGACTCTAACGGAGCTGGAGCTGAAGTGGCAGCACTGGCACGAGGAATGTGAGCGGCACCTCCAGGATGGCACGTTCGCCTCCAGTCCTCACCTGGAGTCTCTCTGCAAG ATCATGCTGGGAGACGAAGCTGCCTTGTTGGAGCAGAAGGAGCTTTTGAATAACTGGTATCATTTCCTGGTGACCCGGCTCCTGTATTCTCATCCCACAGTAAAACCCATTGATCTGCACTTCTATGCCCAG TCCAGCCTTGACCTGTTTCTGGGAGGTGAGAGCAGCCCAGAACCCTTGGACAACATCTTGATGGCAGCCTTTGAGTTTGACATCCACCAAGTGATCAAGGAGTGCAG CATTGCCCTAAGCAACTGGTGGTTTGTGGCCCATCTGACAGACCTGCTGGATCACTGCAAACTCCTCCAGTCGCACAACCTCTA CTTTGGATCCAACATGAGAGAGTTCCTCCTGCTGGAATATGCCTCAGGACTGTTTGCTCATCACAG CCTCTGGCAGCTGGGGGTGGATTACTTTGACTACTGCCCTGAGCTGGGCCGAGTTTCCTTGGAGCTGCACATTGAGCGGATCCCTCTGAGCACTGAGCAGAAAGCCCTCAAGGTGCTGCGGATTTGTGAGCAGCGACAGATGACTGAGCAAG TTCGCAGCATTTGTAAGATCTTAGCCATGAAAGCTGTCCGGAACAATCGCCTGGGCTCTGCCCTCTCTTGGAGCATTCGAGCCAAAGATGCGGCCTTTGCCACGCTGGTGTCAGACAG ATTCCTCAGGGATTACTGTGAGCGAGGCTGCTTTTCCGATTTGGATCTCATTGACAACCTGGGCCCAGCCATGATGCTCAGTGATCGACTAACATTCCTGG GCAAGTACCGCGAGTTCCACCGATTATATGGGGAGAAGCGTTTTGTTGATGCTGCTTCTCTTCTCCTGTCATTGATGACTTCTCAGATTGCCCCACGGTCTTTCTGGATGACACTACTAACAGATGCCCTGCCCCTTTTGGAGCAGAAACAG GTGATTTTTTCAGCAGAGCAAACATACGAGCTGATGAGATGTCTGGAGGACTTGACCTCAGGAAGGCCAGTGCATGGAGAGCCGGATGCCCAGCGACTCCAG GATGATGACATAGAGACCACCAAGGTGGAAATGCTGAGACTTGCTCTTGCACGAAATCTTGCTCGGGCAGTTATAAAAGAAGGCTCACTGGAAGGTTCCTGA